The following are encoded in a window of Pseudalgibacter alginicilyticus genomic DNA:
- a CDS encoding Gfo/Idh/MocA family protein — MEKKIKVLVFGSGFAGQGHADAFRAFDVDVVGIVGRTANVVSKVADKMGIPYSGTDWLQALEDCQPDIVSIATPGGAHFEPIKQAIEFGCHVFSDKPLTDSGNSALELYELAKNKKVKTAFASSFRYMPHIQHAKQLIADGAIGEPTEVECISHFNLERDIPFGWSHRKEEGGGRLNNNFTHMMSIVTSVIGEKILSIIGEVRDDMGKAPIVEGVHNFKTRRDFIPKDLNDPALKWGQSNVEWSYTVLAQLESAMAFKPVSVLFKHGGLTPRFNEDHIVFYGTKGAIYIKGHYGMGPLYIWDKNNTWKTLALPNDIVANQPKIVGDTERNWHYLVREFVKDIKGETAEPYQTFKEGSLYQKLIDLIRKNNNWTDVSHLQ, encoded by the coding sequence ATGGAAAAAAAAATAAAGGTATTAGTTTTTGGATCCGGATTTGCTGGTCAAGGGCATGCAGATGCTTTTCGGGCTTTTGACGTTGATGTGGTTGGTATTGTTGGTAGAACAGCAAATGTAGTAAGTAAAGTAGCTGATAAAATGGGTATTCCATATTCAGGAACAGACTGGTTGCAAGCATTAGAGGATTGTCAACCAGATATTGTTTCTATAGCTACGCCTGGTGGGGCTCATTTTGAGCCAATAAAACAAGCTATTGAGTTTGGCTGCCATGTGTTTAGTGATAAACCCTTAACTGATAGTGGTAATTCTGCATTAGAGTTATACGAACTTGCTAAAAATAAAAAAGTAAAAACGGCCTTTGCTTCTAGCTTTCGATATATGCCACATATTCAGCATGCCAAACAGCTAATAGCTGATGGTGCTATTGGAGAACCTACTGAAGTTGAATGTATTTCTCATTTTAATTTGGAGCGAGATATTCCTTTTGGTTGGTCGCATCGTAAAGAGGAAGGTGGGGGACGTTTAAATAATAATTTTACTCACATGATGTCTATTGTAACATCTGTAATTGGTGAAAAAATTCTGTCTATTATTGGAGAAGTGCGTGATGATATGGGGAAAGCGCCTATTGTTGAAGGGGTGCATAATTTTAAAACACGAAGGGACTTTATTCCTAAAGATTTAAATGATCCTGCGTTAAAATGGGGTCAAAGCAATGTGGAGTGGTCTTATACTGTGTTAGCACAATTGGAAAGTGCAATGGCATTTAAACCAGTTTCTGTGCTTTTTAAACATGGCGGGTTAACCCCAAGATTTAATGAAGATCATATTGTGTTTTATGGAACAAAAGGAGCCATTTATATTAAAGGGCATTACGGCATGGGGCCTCTTTATATATGGGATAAAAATAATACATGGAAAACCTTGGCACTCCCAAATGATATTGTTGCTAATCAGCCAAAAATTGTAGGTGATACTGAACGAAATTGGCATTACTTAGTTAGGGAATTTGTAAAAGATATTAAAGGAGAAACTGCAGAGCCTTATCAAACTTTCAAAGAAGGTAGTTTATATCAGAAACTTATCGACTTAATTAGGAAGAATAATAATTGGACAGATGTTTCTCATCTGCAATAA
- a CDS encoding RagB/SusD family nutrient uptake outer membrane protein — protein sequence MKYIYKFLIGTLFLSVVSCSEDFITVDPQSYITEEIYFSNTEELNIALNACYGGMRAPAAEEWKFTELRSDNTVMNQIGTTSPDNIFYLSYDGFFIGTNDDNLKNFWYYTYVNIKNNNILLDKMNVNYREGTIVYDGNSINATEQDIKDVASQASFLRAYHYFNLVRLFGDVFLVTEPISPVDASVINRVDKSLVYDLIIADLLNTISNGNSAKYADITSANAGKANAWSAKALLAKVYLTLGRKSDALPLLTDIIANSGYGLESTYEDVFSITNELNKEILFTIRYKSGEGNLGSPFTTSFAPATPSSNTNGETIFVVSSQGDNAPGQELYDTYNTADARRDFILPSRDASVPRKLFYTKFWYFLTVRDDSEFDFPIIRFADVLLMYAEAAGSADPNTLTYINRVRARAGLTGANALTSTDINTPEKFDLAVANERRWELAAENHRWFDILRYSTTLPTLNAVDIMENHFEIMVPLLYSFYNQNTEDVTLEILKERVNENTLLLPIPQIELDTNNKIEINQNPGYN from the coding sequence ATGAAATATATATATAAATTTTTAATTGGCACATTATTTTTAAGTGTTGTTAGTTGTAGTGAAGATTTTATAACTGTTGATCCGCAATCTTATATTACCGAAGAGATTTATTTCTCAAATACAGAGGAATTGAATATTGCTTTAAATGCTTGTTATGGAGGTATGAGAGCGCCCGCAGCAGAAGAATGGAAATTTACAGAGTTGCGTTCTGATAATACTGTAATGAATCAAATAGGAACTACCTCTCCAGATAATATTTTCTATTTATCATATGATGGATTTTTTATAGGGACTAATGATGATAACTTGAAAAACTTTTGGTATTATACTTATGTAAATATTAAAAATAATAACATTCTTTTGGACAAAATGAATGTTAATTATAGAGAAGGTACTATTGTTTATGATGGTAATTCTATTAATGCTACGGAGCAAGATATCAAAGATGTTGCATCTCAAGCTAGTTTTTTAAGGGCGTACCATTATTTTAATTTAGTGCGTCTTTTTGGAGATGTGTTTTTAGTAACTGAACCAATATCTCCAGTTGATGCTTCTGTAATCAATAGAGTTGATAAAAGCTTAGTTTATGATTTGATAATTGCCGACCTTTTAAATACAATTTCTAACGGAAACTCAGCAAAGTATGCCGATATCACTTCAGCAAATGCAGGTAAGGCAAATGCATGGTCTGCAAAAGCTTTGTTGGCAAAAGTATATTTAACGTTAGGACGTAAATCAGATGCTTTACCATTGTTGACAGATATAATAGCTAACAGTGGGTATGGTTTAGAAAGTACATATGAGGATGTTTTTTCGATAACAAATGAGCTAAATAAAGAAATTTTATTTACTATTCGCTATAAATCAGGTGAAGGTAATTTAGGGTCTCCATTTACTACTAGTTTTGCGCCAGCAACACCAAGTAGTAATACAAATGGAGAAACTATTTTTGTAGTGTCAAGTCAAGGGGATAATGCTCCTGGTCAAGAGTTATATGATACCTATAATACAGCAGATGCTCGTAGGGATTTTATTTTACCCTCTCGAGATGCAAGTGTACCTCGAAAATTGTTTTACACTAAATTTTGGTATTTTTTAACTGTTCGAGATGATTCTGAATTTGATTTTCCAATTATCCGTTTTGCAGATGTATTGTTGATGTATGCTGAAGCAGCTGGAAGTGCAGACCCAAATACGTTAACTTATATTAATAGGGTTAGAGCAAGAGCTGGTTTAACAGGGGCAAATGCGCTTACATCTACAGATATTAATACACCTGAAAAATTTGATCTTGCTGTAGCTAATGAAAGACGTTGGGAATTAGCAGCTGAAAATCACAGGTGGTTTGATATTTTAAGATATAGTACCACGTTACCCACTCTTAATGCCGTTGATATCATGGAAAATCATTTTGAAATAATGGTGCCATTATTATATTCTTTTTATAATCAAAATACAGAAGATGTCACTTTAGAAATTTTAAAAGAAAGAGTTAATGAGAACACTCTGTTGTTGCCTATTCCACAAATAGAATTAGATACTAATAATAAAATTGAAATCAATCAGAATCCAGGGTATAATTAG
- a CDS encoding RbsD/FucU family protein → MLKTQVIHPTILEVLARSGHFAQVVIADGNLPVAAMTGPNSTTVHLNFRPGILDAITVLEGVLQVCPIQGGIVMEKPAEANAEIHDAYKKMLGNVTWNEMERWAFYDKIREPATTLIIQTGEQRRYANLILTVGVVKMAEERNF, encoded by the coding sequence ATGTTAAAGACTCAGGTTATACACCCAACAATTTTGGAAGTGCTCGCGCGTTCAGGCCATTTTGCACAAGTTGTTATTGCAGACGGTAATTTGCCAGTTGCAGCTATGACAGGGCCTAATTCTACTACGGTACACCTTAATTTTCGCCCAGGGATTTTAGATGCTATAACAGTACTGGAAGGTGTTTTGCAAGTCTGTCCTATTCAGGGGGGTATTGTTATGGAAAAGCCAGCTGAAGCAAATGCAGAGATACATGATGCTTACAAAAAAATGCTTGGTAATGTAACCTGGAATGAAATGGAGCGTTGGGCTTTTTATGATAAAATAAGAGAACCTGCCACTACTTTAATTATACAAACTGGTGAACAGCGTCGCTATGCAAATTTAATTTTAACTGTTGGAGTTGTGAAAATGGCTGAAGAAAGAAATTTTTAG
- a CDS encoding sodium:solute symporter family transporter encodes MFYDYLVIALYFIIILAIGVVFSRMASKSTSDYFRGGGRMLWWMVGSTAFMAQFSAVTFTGAAGKAFTDGFAISAVYIGNTFAFFCGWAFFAHRFRQMRVDTPTEAIKARFGKQNETFFSWALIVFSFLNAGVWLNALGVFTSAVFDADISLTIISIGLTVLFVSVLSGAWGVVASDFVQTLVVAVVSIACAVVALVKVGGPVNLVTNFPGGFIIGPNMNYPIILLGTFIFFLPKQIITMMNLHDSFRFLNAKDSINARKAALLAMTLMGVGTIIWFIPPWAAATLYPDAAADYVQLGNKAADAVYLVFARNAMPIGTVGLLMAGLFAASMSSMDSALNKNAGIFVRSIYQPFLAKRNKHTSDKKLLRISQLVSLVSGIGVVIAALYFASLKELSLFELMMSVSTMIQMPMMVPLLLGIVVKKTPQWAPWATIAVGLFVSWLVANVITAEVFVSIFGVETLSNREIIDMNIILTIAGHVFVTSGFFWATSLFYNESNDKNKLETNRFFNNLKTPVIADILQDEFDCQQRRKLGNMVIVISVSLLMMTLIPNPNWGKILFFCCALIVFCIGFLLKQSAKNKTS; translated from the coding sequence ATGTTTTATGACTATCTTGTTATTGCACTTTATTTTATTATAATCCTTGCTATTGGTGTTGTGTTTTCACGAATGGCAAGTAAATCCACTAGTGATTATTTTCGTGGGGGAGGTAGAATGTTATGGTGGATGGTTGGATCGACTGCTTTTATGGCTCAGTTTTCAGCAGTAACTTTCACAGGAGCGGCAGGTAAAGCATTTACTGACGGTTTTGCAATTAGTGCTGTATATATTGGTAATACTTTTGCATTTTTTTGTGGATGGGCATTTTTTGCACATCGCTTTAGACAAATGAGAGTGGATACTCCTACAGAAGCTATAAAAGCAAGATTTGGTAAACAGAATGAGACTTTTTTTTCTTGGGCATTAATTGTGTTTTCATTCCTGAATGCTGGTGTTTGGTTGAACGCATTAGGTGTTTTTACCAGTGCTGTTTTTGATGCAGATATTTCTTTAACCATTATTTCAATTGGTCTCACTGTACTTTTTGTTTCAGTATTATCAGGTGCTTGGGGGGTAGTTGCCTCAGACTTTGTTCAGACTTTAGTCGTGGCTGTGGTTTCTATAGCTTGCGCAGTGGTGGCATTAGTAAAAGTCGGAGGTCCGGTTAATTTAGTTACCAATTTTCCAGGAGGTTTTATTATAGGGCCAAATATGAATTACCCCATAATATTATTAGGTACTTTCATCTTTTTTTTACCTAAGCAAATAATAACCATGATGAATCTTCATGATTCTTTTCGATTTCTAAATGCAAAAGACTCTATTAATGCTCGTAAAGCTGCCTTATTAGCCATGACTCTTATGGGGGTAGGTACCATCATTTGGTTTATTCCACCTTGGGCAGCTGCTACTTTGTATCCAGATGCAGCAGCAGATTATGTGCAATTAGGAAACAAAGCGGCAGATGCTGTTTATTTAGTGTTTGCACGAAATGCGATGCCTATAGGTACAGTTGGATTACTTATGGCTGGACTTTTTGCTGCTTCCATGTCTTCCATGGACTCGGCCCTAAATAAAAATGCAGGAATTTTTGTTAGAAGCATTTATCAACCTTTTTTAGCTAAAAGGAATAAACACACAAGCGATAAAAAATTGTTGCGAATCAGTCAGTTAGTTAGTTTGGTTAGTGGAATTGGGGTTGTTATTGCAGCACTTTATTTTGCATCGTTAAAGGAACTTAGTTTGTTTGAACTTATGATGTCAGTTTCTACCATGATCCAGATGCCAATGATGGTGCCTTTATTATTAGGGATTGTAGTAAAAAAAACACCGCAGTGGGCGCCTTGGGCTACTATTGCCGTTGGATTGTTTGTTTCTTGGCTTGTTGCAAACGTGATAACAGCAGAAGTTTTTGTGTCAATATTTGGAGTTGAAACGCTTAGTAATCGAGAAATTATTGATATGAATATAATTCTAACTATTGCTGGACATGTTTTTGTTACCTCTGGGTTTTTCTGGGCAACTTCATTGTTTTATAACGAGTCAAATGATAAAAACAAACTTGAGACCAATCGTTTTTTTAATAATCTAAAAACACCTGTCATTGCAGATATTTTACAAGATGAATTTGACTGTCAACAAAGACGGAAATTAGGAAATATGGTAATAGTCATTAGCGTTAGCCTTTTGATGATGACTTTAATTCCAAACCCGAATTGGGGGAAAATACTCTTTTTTTGTTGTGCATTAATTGTTTTTTGCATCGGTTTTTTATTGAAGCAAAGTGCTAAAAATAAAACTTCTTAA
- a CDS encoding polysaccharide lyase family 7 protein, with amino-acid sequence MKRYKVFRREILSIILIAFLAISATCQDKSSNKSGEDIKIDKKEKKKKRKKYKLPNIDLNHWSVTTPELNDKGGAMNIEPPEILNYATDERLIPYMYNDSTSGALVFYSYPSDATTANTKYTRSELREQMVPGDNNTNWTFAQGGVMKGKLAMEQVSRASDGKYHKVIIMQIHGRLTNEQRDLIGQKDNNAPPILKIYWQDGKVRVKTKVLKNISVTDEELLHEDAWDDDNGFNFEQEVGFRTFTLEVRVSEGKMVIVLNNAEYKVYEGVSMRRWGIFENYFKAGNYFQSRDEGSFAKVKYYELEVTH; translated from the coding sequence ATGAAAAGATATAAGGTTTTCCGAAGAGAAATTTTATCAATTATTTTAATAGCTTTTTTAGCTATTAGTGCCACTTGTCAAGATAAATCAAGTAACAAGTCTGGAGAGGATATTAAGATTGATAAAAAAGAAAAGAAGAAAAAAAGAAAGAAATATAAGTTGCCTAATATCGATTTAAACCATTGGAGTGTTACAACACCAGAATTAAATGATAAAGGAGGTGCTATGAATATTGAGCCACCGGAAATTTTGAATTATGCTACTGATGAAAGGTTAATACCGTATATGTATAATGATTCTACTAGTGGAGCATTGGTATTTTATTCGTATCCAAGTGATGCAACAACAGCAAATACAAAATATACAAGATCTGAATTAAGAGAACAAATGGTTCCTGGTGATAATAATACTAATTGGACCTTTGCTCAAGGGGGCGTGATGAAAGGTAAATTAGCCATGGAACAGGTTAGTAGGGCTTCAGATGGTAAATATCATAAAGTTATCATCATGCAAATTCATGGTAGGTTAACTAATGAACAGCGAGATTTGATTGGTCAAAAAGATAACAATGCACCACCAATTTTAAAAATTTATTGGCAAGATGGCAAAGTGCGTGTTAAAACCAAAGTTCTTAAAAATATAAGTGTTACTGACGAAGAGTTATTGCATGAAGATGCTTGGGATGATGACAATGGGTTTAATTTTGAACAAGAAGTAGGCTTTAGAACTTTCACTTTAGAAGTAAGAGTGTCTGAAGGAAAGATGGTAATAGTATTAAATAATGCGGAATATAAAGTTTATGAAGGTGTTAGCATGCGAAGATGGGGAATTTTTGAAAACTACTTTAAAGCAGGAAACTATTTTCAATCAAGAGATGAGGGATCTTTTGCAAAAGTAAAGTATTATGAGTTAGAGGTAACTCATTAA
- a CDS encoding SusC/RagA family TonB-linked outer membrane protein → MNLKTKLFLTVLLIFNITLFAQNGMTVSGTVVSATDNIPIPGVNVIVLKTTKGVTTDFDGNYQIKVNKGDILQFSYVGFTTQTVIIESQTSINIALSEDLATLDEVVVVGYGSLKKSNITSAISTYKNENMDQLPVSRVDQALQGKIAGVQIQNTSSAAGEAPQIRIRGQASINASPDPLVVVDGQAIEDGLESLNMADVADISVLKDASSAAIYGSRGANGVILVTTKSGSDRKTSYSFNHSVGFKSAYKLYDVQTSSEYVRQLYAEQELRLNDPLWTGAVPTIPIGDQKQYIAEQLFSGGEGTLYQDEFMRNGVFRNIGLSASGGNKGLRYRISGAYNGDESMMKKSNYEKYQFRVKLDADLSDKISVGVNVAPTYSETERPANDYRDYFRFPSFIPITHTAETIALIQSGGNNLDVAVGDYANPQHFESLSFENTNFPMPDGSIYTSTNLSNPWTTSSINPFKVLNLQDDTEEQFRVQATFDLSYKINRDLTFKTSASAYYRFSDRVQWVGTNAQSATNTNYAVYLRRNYRDYLTENTLNYIKDFKKHSFNVLAGFSAQRTDYYNSSFTGTDYPNENIRTWNSAGSIVKANLNSSGDDGGEIKNATALLSYYGRLVYSYDGLFNLTGTIRTDGASQFGPGNKWGTFPSVSGGVNLAKLNFLESSDVISRLNFRAAYGETGNNRTDQLGGNNSYNPYISTLDVQNYVSGSGNGIVANGQATLYDFLDAQFNADLTWETTVSTNLGFDLGLFRNRVNLSAEFYESNTDKLLLTTNNQLFSGIAFSWNNVGSLRNQGHEIELSTTNIATENFRWTTSANYASNRLKLTDFGGNAETPQTGERGEQYISQVGSPLVQFYGYKTDGIWLSQEEIDASGYTTNDVSIGTLTPGALKLVDYNNDGKITIDDRTVIGDPYADFTWGMTNTFEYKSVDLSFSFQGVQGIEMYEGDTGYTETKSQVTNYTKNRWVSPSNPGDGQTPYENNGGIHWVLTDYGIDDASYVALREVTLGYNLDERWCKQIGLDQLRVYFTGQNLLYLTAKSFRGLNPESRRTSGVYSGALYTGYDRGGYPVPKTMVLGFDVKF, encoded by the coding sequence ATGAACTTGAAAACTAAGCTATTTTTAACGGTATTATTGATATTCAATATTACTTTATTTGCACAAAATGGTATGACCGTAAGTGGTACTGTTGTGTCTGCAACGGATAATATTCCAATTCCAGGTGTTAACGTTATAGTTTTAAAAACGACTAAAGGAGTAACAACTGATTTTGATGGAAATTATCAAATTAAAGTAAATAAAGGCGATATATTGCAATTTTCATATGTTGGATTTACCACTCAAACAGTTATTATAGAATCGCAAACGTCTATTAATATTGCTTTATCAGAAGATTTAGCAACCTTAGATGAGGTGGTGGTTGTTGGTTATGGTTCTTTAAAAAAATCTAATATAACAAGTGCTATTTCTACTTATAAAAATGAAAACATGGATCAATTGCCAGTATCTAGAGTAGATCAAGCACTACAAGGAAAGATTGCTGGTGTTCAAATTCAAAACACATCATCTGCTGCAGGAGAAGCTCCACAAATTAGAATTAGAGGACAAGCTTCAATTAATGCTAGTCCAGATCCTTTGGTTGTTGTAGATGGTCAAGCCATTGAGGATGGTTTAGAATCATTAAACATGGCAGATGTTGCTGATATTTCTGTATTAAAAGATGCTTCATCTGCTGCTATTTATGGTTCTAGAGGAGCCAATGGTGTTATTTTAGTAACAACTAAAAGTGGTAGTGATAGAAAGACTTCATATAGTTTTAATCATTCCGTTGGTTTTAAAAGTGCTTACAAGTTATATGATGTTCAAACGTCTTCAGAGTATGTTAGACAATTATATGCTGAGCAAGAATTAAGATTGAATGACCCACTGTGGACCGGAGCTGTTCCAACTATCCCAATAGGTGATCAAAAACAATATATAGCTGAGCAATTATTTTCAGGTGGTGAAGGTACTCTTTATCAAGATGAATTTATGAGAAATGGTGTTTTTAGAAATATAGGATTGAGTGCTTCTGGAGGAAATAAAGGATTAAGGTATAGAATATCTGGTGCTTACAATGGTGACGAAAGTATGATGAAAAAAAGTAATTATGAAAAGTATCAATTTAGAGTGAAATTGGATGCTGATTTGAGTGACAAAATATCAGTTGGAGTTAATGTGGCACCAACTTATTCTGAAACTGAAAGACCAGCTAATGATTATAGAGATTATTTTAGGTTTCCTAGTTTTATTCCTATTACGCATACCGCTGAAACTATAGCGCTTATTCAATCAGGTGGTAATAATTTAGATGTAGCAGTTGGGGATTATGCTAATCCACAACACTTTGAAAGTTTATCGTTTGAGAATACTAATTTTCCAATGCCCGATGGGTCAATATATACAAGTACTAATCTTTCTAATCCTTGGACCACTAGTAGTATCAATCCGTTTAAGGTTTTAAATTTACAAGACGATACTGAAGAACAATTCAGGGTTCAAGCAACTTTTGATTTGTCTTATAAAATAAATAGAGACTTAACATTTAAGACTTCAGCAAGTGCTTATTATAGATTTTCAGATAGAGTACAATGGGTAGGCACCAATGCACAATCAGCAACAAATACAAATTATGCAGTATACTTAAGAAGAAATTATAGAGATTACTTAACAGAGAATACTTTAAATTATATAAAAGATTTTAAAAAACATTCGTTTAATGTTTTAGCTGGTTTTTCCGCCCAAAGAACAGATTATTATAATTCAAGTTTCACTGGTACAGATTATCCAAATGAGAATATTAGAACATGGAATAGTGCAGGGTCTATAGTTAAAGCAAATTTAAATTCATCAGGGGATGATGGAGGAGAAATTAAAAATGCAACGGCCTTGTTGTCATACTATGGTAGATTAGTGTATTCTTATGATGGTTTGTTTAATCTTACAGGTACTATTAGAACAGATGGAGCTTCACAATTTGGACCAGGGAATAAGTGGGGTACATTCCCATCAGTTTCTGGAGGTGTTAATTTAGCAAAATTGAATTTTTTAGAATCATCCGATGTAATCAGTAGGTTAAACTTTAGAGCTGCTTATGGTGAAACGGGAAACAACCGTACAGATCAATTAGGAGGGAATAATTCATACAATCCTTACATAAGTACTTTAGATGTACAAAATTATGTTTCAGGTAGTGGCAATGGAATTGTTGCTAATGGTCAAGCTACCCTATATGATTTTTTAGATGCTCAGTTTAATGCAGATCTTACTTGGGAAACTACAGTGTCAACAAATTTAGGTTTTGATTTGGGGCTGTTTAGAAATAGAGTCAATTTATCTGCTGAGTTTTATGAGTCAAATACAGATAAACTACTTTTAACAACTAATAATCAATTATTTTCAGGGATAGCATTTTCTTGGAATAATGTTGGAAGTCTTCGCAATCAGGGACATGAAATTGAGTTGTCAACAACTAATATTGCAACAGAAAATTTTAGATGGACAACTTCTGCAAATTATGCATCAAACAGACTTAAATTGACTGATTTTGGAGGTAATGCAGAAACTCCTCAAACTGGAGAAAGAGGTGAACAATATATTTCACAAGTAGGTAGCCCATTGGTTCAATTTTATGGATATAAAACGGATGGTATTTGGTTGTCGCAAGAAGAAATAGATGCATCTGGTTATACCACTAATGACGTTAGTATTGGTACTTTAACACCTGGAGCTTTAAAACTTGTAGATTACAATAATGATGGTAAAATAACTATAGATGATAGAACTGTAATAGGCGATCCATATGCAGATTTTACTTGGGGTATGACAAATACTTTTGAATATAAGAGTGTTGATTTATCATTCTCTTTTCAAGGGGTTCAAGGTATAGAAATGTACGAAGGAGATACAGGTTATACAGAAACCAAAAGCCAGGTAACAAATTACACCAAGAACCGTTGGGTAAGCCCATCCAACCCTGGAGATGGTCAAACACCTTACGAAAATAATGGTGGGATACATTGGGTGTTGACTGATTATGGTATTGATGATGCATCATACGTTGCTTTAAGAGAGGTAACTTTAGGTTATAACTTAGATGAAAGATGGTGTAAACAAATAGGCTTAGATCAATTACGAGTTTATTTTACGGGGCAAAATTTACTTTATTTAACTGCTAAAAGCTTTAGGGGATTGAATCCTGAGAGTAGAAGAACAAGTGGTGTTTATAGTGGTGCATTATATACTGGATATGATAGAGGCGGGTACCCAGTACCTAAAACTATGGTGTTAGGTTTTGATGTTAAATTTTAA
- a CDS encoding FadR/GntR family transcriptional regulator, translated as MKLEATTTSENQELQNVIISKIRDLINYKNLEPGDKLPSERMLSDKFEVSRSNVREAIQRLEKYGLLKSIPQSGTFVANIGVIAMNGMIEDILRLETPDFKSLVETRILLELKTVKLASLRRSENDLKNIKEALDAYEKKVISGEDAVQEDLLFHLAIAKACGNSTINTFMLSITPQIIMNFEKYHVCDKRLSVIGIEEHKEIYEAIKKQDPVLAKQKMKDHFSLLYQYCYNVALK; from the coding sequence ATGAAATTAGAAGCAACCACAACTAGTGAAAATCAAGAATTGCAAAATGTTATAATTAGTAAAATCAGGGATTTAATAAATTACAAAAATTTAGAACCTGGAGATAAGTTACCGTCAGAAAGAATGTTGTCTGACAAATTTGAAGTAAGCAGAAGTAATGTTAGAGAGGCTATTCAGAGATTAGAGAAGTACGGTTTGTTAAAATCCATTCCTCAAAGTGGGACTTTTGTAGCAAATATAGGAGTTATTGCTATGAATGGTATGATTGAAGATATTTTAAGATTAGAAACACCTGATTTTAAATCTTTAGTTGAAACTAGGATTTTATTGGAATTAAAAACAGTAAAATTAGCTTCTTTAAGGCGTTCTGAAAATGATTTGAAAAATATTAAAGAAGCATTGGATGCCTACGAAAAGAAAGTAATCTCAGGTGAAGATGCTGTTCAGGAAGATTTACTATTTCATTTAGCTATAGCAAAAGCATGTGGTAATAGTACAATAAATACTTTTATGTTGAGTATTACACCTCAAATAATTATGAATTTTGAAAAATATCATGTTTGTGATAAAAGACTTTCTGTTATAGGTATTGAAGAACATAAAGAAATATATGAAGCTATAAAGAAGCAGGATCCTGTATTGGCTAAGCAAAAAATGAAAGATCATTTTAGTTTGTTATACCAGTACTGTTATAATGTAGCACTAAAATAA